One Phycisphaera mikurensis NBRC 102666 DNA window includes the following coding sequences:
- a CDS encoding type II toxin-antitoxin system Phd/YefM family antitoxin, which produces MTFANIHNAKTHLSKLVAAAEAGEDVVIARAGKPVVRMIPFEKPDTGFDFRVPDQFTGEIWMSDDFDDPVDFGTNDDPEDLAER; this is translated from the coding sequence ATGACGTTCGCAAACATCCACAACGCCAAGACGCACCTCTCGAAGCTGGTGGCTGCCGCGGAGGCCGGCGAAGACGTGGTCATTGCGCGGGCGGGCAAGCCGGTCGTGCGGATGATCCCGTTCGAGAAGCCGGACACCGGGTTCGACTTCCGGGTCCCGGACCAGTTCACCGGGGAGATCTGGATGTCGGACGACTTCGATGATCCCGTCGACTTCGGGACGAACGACGATCCCGAGGATCTGGCCGAGCGATGA
- a CDS encoding type II toxin-antitoxin system VapC family toxin translates to MSFGLHPEGYLLDTHVLLRWQFESARLPERVRELLRREDPRIIVSVCSLWEIRIKERLGKLKLPARFIDVLRSDAIQRLNISTEHALTAGAFDPLHGDPFDRMLVAQAQLENLTLVAADGKLAAYGVPILDAKPKRR, encoded by the coding sequence ATGAGCTTCGGGCTCCATCCAGAGGGCTACCTCCTCGACACGCACGTCCTGCTGCGGTGGCAGTTCGAAAGTGCGCGTCTCCCTGAGCGGGTGAGGGAGCTGCTGCGACGCGAGGACCCTCGGATCATCGTGTCGGTCTGCTCGCTCTGGGAGATCCGGATCAAGGAGCGCCTCGGGAAGCTGAAGCTCCCCGCCCGCTTCATCGACGTCCTCCGGAGTGACGCGATCCAGCGGCTCAACATCTCCACGGAGCACGCACTCACCGCCGGCGCGTTCGATCCACTGCACGGCGACCCGTTCGACCGCATGCTCGTTGCGCAGGCGCAGCTGGAGAACCTGACGCTCGTCGCCGCGGACGGCAAGCTCGCCGCCTACGGCGTGCCGATCCTCGACGCGAAGCCGAAGCGACGCTGA
- a CDS encoding GntR family transcriptional regulator, whose product MTSPSSSSFHPEITTGGSVPIWLQVVRGVRLAVAQGRLQEGEAMPSVRAMAERLVVNPNTISKAYAELTREHTLVSQPGRGVFVAPPREVLSRKEKKRRLAEAAEELVHAAVEVDADPAEAMAALQKALVRLRVAAA is encoded by the coding sequence GTGACCTCGCCCTCCTCCTCCTCCTTCCACCCGGAGATCACGACGGGCGGGTCGGTGCCGATCTGGCTGCAGGTGGTGCGTGGGGTGCGGCTCGCCGTCGCGCAGGGCCGACTGCAGGAGGGTGAGGCGATGCCCAGCGTGCGGGCGATGGCCGAGCGGCTGGTCGTCAACCCCAACACGATCAGCAAGGCCTACGCCGAGCTGACGCGCGAGCACACGCTGGTGAGCCAGCCCGGCCGCGGCGTGTTCGTCGCCCCGCCGCGGGAGGTGCTCAGCCGCAAAGAGAAGAAGCGGCGCCTCGCCGAGGCGGCGGAAGAGCTCGTGCACGCCGCGGTGGAGGTCGACGCCGACCCGGCGGAAGCGATGGCGGCGCTGCAGAAGGCGCTGGTCCGCCTCCGCGTCGCCGCGGCCTGA
- a CDS encoding ABC transporter ATP-binding protein has product MEPVLTCTGLAKAYGKHLALEPLDWEVHRGGVVAILGRNGSCKSTLIRLVMGLEAPTAGGSTLLGCPSTELTPEIRERVGYLIEGHPTHTHLRVRQLAASEADLHPRFEASILDRVLDHFRIEPEQKAGSLSRGQRGGLMLGLALAAQPELLVMDDPTLGLDPVAKRALREALLFTTRDPGRTVVIATHDLADVERLADRVAVFDRGSLRAWCSTEVLGERVLRVRVSAVDGSFTDEAFGHVPGLLTGRIDPGGSEAELMIVTPSEAGLDEEQEDALDRLGRVEAVVQPGFEAAAMAYLEEGPVSEGFLAGVAS; this is encoded by the coding sequence ATGGAACCCGTCCTCACCTGCACCGGCCTCGCGAAGGCCTACGGCAAGCACCTCGCGCTCGAGCCGCTCGACTGGGAGGTGCACCGCGGCGGCGTCGTCGCGATCCTCGGCCGCAACGGATCGTGCAAGAGCACGCTGATCCGGCTGGTGATGGGGCTCGAAGCTCCGACCGCCGGCGGCTCCACGCTGCTCGGCTGCCCGAGCACGGAGCTGACGCCCGAGATCCGCGAGCGCGTCGGCTACCTGATCGAGGGCCACCCGACGCACACGCACCTGCGCGTCCGGCAGCTTGCTGCCTCCGAGGCGGACCTGCACCCACGCTTCGAAGCTTCGATCCTCGACCGCGTGCTCGACCACTTCCGCATCGAGCCCGAGCAGAAGGCCGGCTCGCTCTCCCGCGGCCAACGCGGCGGCCTCATGCTCGGCCTCGCCCTCGCCGCCCAGCCCGAGCTGCTGGTGATGGACGATCCCACGCTCGGTCTCGACCCCGTCGCGAAGCGGGCCCTCCGCGAGGCCCTGCTCTTCACCACCCGCGACCCCGGCCGCACCGTCGTCATCGCCACCCACGACCTCGCCGACGTCGAGCGCCTGGCCGACCGCGTCGCCGTCTTCGACCGCGGCAGCCTGCGGGCCTGGTGCAGCACCGAGGTGCTCGGCGAGCGCGTGCTGCGTGTGCGTGTGTCCGCCGTCGACGGCTCCTTCACCGACGAGGCCTTCGGGCATGTGCCCGGCCTGCTCACCGGCCGCATCGATCCGGGCGGGAGCGAGGCCGAGCTGATGATCGTCACGCCGAGCGAGGCGGGGCTGGACGAGGAGCAGGAGGACGCGCTCGACCGGCTCGGCCGCGTCGAAGCCGTCGTGCAGCCGGGCTTCGAGGCGGCGGCGATGGCCTACCTCGAAGAGGGGCCGGTGAGCGAGGGCTTCCTCGCGGGGGTGGCTTCGTGA
- a CDS encoding bifunctional diguanylate cyclase/phosphodiesterase: MDERRSHPPASPAATVLRDRMLAERLPRPRFLVVAVLTLTTLATGGLVHANRAQDAARHERLAEKLAEELQRRVEIYAHGLRGLRSAFAGSVHVSRAGFSRSVASQQPATLYPAAIGIGYAQNVLPADREAFLREVRADGSLNSPDAFASPPPADRPWLAMKYAEPEGPNATVLGQGLESEPRRRAAAERARDTGEPVLTATLRLRGDGAGTPGFLLLLGDYGHGPPPIDEAARRAAIRGWLMVALRADRLFTGAARVTDHELDFAVDELRPGAEPEVLYVAAATGPAAAAVRGPGSSTRTLRLGGRDWSIRTRPNDAFQAASHAPAVATAAGGSLLALVLGLLLRSQRTMLRHAHTLARTMTLDLKRAAMTDRLTGLPNRARIIDRIAQAMADARSGAAEGPRFAVFFLDFDRFKQVNDRLGHDAGDELLRLIGGRLRAALRSEDATAAGRMKATPTPGRRTRDLMAARLGGDEFVVLIEGLGGVADAEAVGKRLLDVLAPDYDIGGHTVRSTASVGVALGNAGHRDVAALLREADAAMYEAKRRAPGTLRVFDAEMREEERLRMQVAADLPRAAERAEMRLVYQPIVRTRSGGTESLEALVRWDHPELGSIPPDRFIPLAEASGQIIPLGAWILDRALEAYAGWRRDPRFPRDAALSVNLSRRQLADPGFCRTASTLLAKHGVPASRLHLEVTEREVMDEPEAALRTLAKLRAGGIRIDLDDFGTGQSSLAALHRFPLDVLKIDRAFVSGLGVDATRTAVFRGVLDLARTLRLEVVAEGIETPLQLEIATSLRCDFVQGFGLSRPLRPEDVPAFCHAAAGGLNRPRLAA, from the coding sequence ATGGACGAACGCCGCAGCCACCCGCCCGCTTCGCCCGCCGCCACGGTTCTCCGTGATCGGATGCTCGCGGAGCGCCTCCCGCGGCCGCGGTTCCTCGTCGTGGCGGTGCTCACGCTGACGACGCTGGCGACCGGCGGCCTCGTGCACGCCAACCGGGCGCAGGACGCGGCTCGGCACGAGCGGCTGGCCGAGAAGCTCGCGGAGGAGCTGCAGCGGCGGGTGGAGATCTACGCCCACGGGCTGCGGGGCCTCCGCTCCGCCTTCGCCGGCAGCGTCCACGTGTCGCGCGCGGGCTTCAGCCGCTCGGTCGCCAGCCAGCAGCCGGCCACCCTCTACCCGGCGGCCATCGGCATCGGCTACGCGCAGAACGTCCTCCCGGCCGACCGCGAGGCCTTCCTCCGCGAGGTCCGGGCGGACGGGTCCTTGAATTCTCCCGATGCCTTCGCGTCCCCGCCGCCGGCGGACCGGCCGTGGCTGGCCATGAAGTACGCCGAGCCCGAAGGCCCCAACGCCACGGTGCTGGGCCAGGGGCTGGAGTCGGAGCCGCGTCGGCGGGCCGCCGCCGAACGCGCCCGCGACACGGGGGAGCCGGTGCTGACGGCCACGCTCCGCCTCCGCGGCGACGGGGCCGGCACCCCGGGCTTCCTCCTGCTGCTCGGCGATTACGGGCACGGGCCGCCGCCGATCGACGAAGCGGCCCGCCGCGCCGCGATCCGCGGCTGGCTGATGGTCGCGCTGCGGGCCGATCGCCTCTTCACGGGCGCCGCCCGCGTGACCGACCACGAGCTGGACTTCGCGGTGGATGAGCTCCGGCCCGGTGCCGAGCCGGAGGTGCTGTACGTCGCGGCGGCCACCGGCCCGGCCGCCGCCGCCGTGCGGGGGCCGGGATCGTCGACGCGGACCCTGCGCCTGGGCGGGCGCGACTGGTCCATCCGCACCCGCCCCAACGACGCCTTCCAGGCGGCGTCGCACGCGCCGGCCGTGGCGACGGCGGCCGGCGGATCGCTGCTGGCCCTGGTGCTCGGCTTGCTGCTGCGTTCGCAGCGGACGATGCTCCGGCACGCCCACACGCTGGCCCGGACGATGACGCTGGACCTCAAGCGGGCCGCGATGACCGACCGGCTCACCGGCCTCCCCAACCGGGCCCGCATCATCGACCGGATCGCGCAAGCCATGGCGGACGCCCGGTCCGGCGCCGCGGAGGGGCCTCGGTTCGCGGTCTTCTTCCTGGACTTCGACCGCTTCAAGCAGGTCAACGACCGCCTCGGCCACGACGCCGGCGACGAGCTGCTGCGGCTGATCGGCGGCCGCCTGCGGGCGGCGTTGCGGAGCGAGGACGCGACCGCCGCCGGGAGGATGAAGGCGACCCCGACGCCGGGCCGCCGGACCCGCGACCTCATGGCCGCACGCCTCGGCGGCGACGAGTTCGTCGTGCTCATCGAGGGTCTTGGGGGCGTGGCCGACGCGGAAGCGGTCGGCAAGCGCCTGCTCGACGTGCTGGCGCCCGACTACGACATCGGCGGGCACACCGTCCGCTCCACCGCGAGCGTGGGGGTGGCGCTGGGGAACGCCGGCCACCGCGACGTCGCCGCGCTGCTGCGTGAGGCGGACGCGGCGATGTACGAGGCGAAGCGGCGGGCGCCCGGCACGCTGCGCGTCTTCGACGCGGAGATGCGGGAGGAGGAGCGGCTGCGGATGCAGGTGGCCGCCGACCTGCCTCGCGCGGCGGAGCGTGCGGAGATGCGGCTGGTCTATCAACCGATCGTCAGGACCCGGAGCGGCGGCACCGAGTCGCTCGAGGCGCTGGTCCGTTGGGACCACCCCGAGCTGGGCAGCATCCCGCCGGACCGCTTCATCCCGCTGGCGGAAGCGAGCGGCCAGATCATCCCGCTCGGCGCCTGGATCCTCGACCGGGCGCTGGAGGCTTACGCGGGCTGGCGTCGCGACCCCCGCTTCCCCCGAGACGCGGCGCTAAGCGTGAACCTCTCGCGTCGGCAGCTGGCGGACCCCGGCTTCTGCCGGACCGCGTCGACGCTGCTGGCGAAGCACGGCGTGCCGGCGTCGCGGCTGCACCTGGAGGTGACCGAGCGGGAGGTGATGGACGAGCCCGAGGCCGCGCTGCGGACCCTTGCGAAGCTGCGGGCCGGCGGCATCCGCATCGACCTCGACGACTTCGGCACCGGCCAGTCCTCCCTCGCCGCGCTGCACCGCTTCCCGCTGGACGTCCTGAAGATCGACCGTGCCTTCGTGAGCGGCCTCGGCGTCGACGCCACGCGGACCGCCGTGTTCCGTGGCGTGCTCGATCTCGCCCGCACGCTGCGCCTGGAGGTGGTTGCCGAGGGCATCGAGACGCCGCTGCAGCTGGAGATCGCCACCTCCCTCCGCTGCGACTTCGTGCAGGGCTTCGGCCTCTCCCGCCCGCTCCGCCCCGAGGACGTGCCCGCCTTCTGCCACGCCGCCGCCGGCGGACTCAACCGGCCGCGGCTGGCGGCTTGA
- a CDS encoding C40 family peptidase — MPRDAGILRVIEPVLDLAASPGGGVVSQARCGEAVRVVGAARDGRVEVAAGWGGEGEEERGWVPRAALAPGEEPDRWVVTAEALAFAAPTRRAGPPVARLPLGCGLGASRPADGGGSGFRAVTVRGEPLFVQEEDLAERPPVAASPAARLRIAESLIGRPYVWGGCTSLGLDCSGLVKLLASMAGVGLPHSAAGQAELESDRFVAVEGLGSAAPGDFVYLRPSRRGARVDHVVMNAGGGSVLHASAEGGPPAVRRETWAAVAPRGSVAAVRRLVDPAGRG, encoded by the coding sequence GTGCCCCGCGACGCCGGCATCCTCCGGGTGATCGAGCCCGTCCTCGACCTCGCGGCCTCCCCGGGCGGCGGGGTCGTTTCGCAGGCGCGGTGCGGGGAGGCGGTGCGGGTGGTGGGGGCGGCACGCGACGGCCGCGTCGAGGTCGCGGCCGGCTGGGGCGGCGAGGGTGAGGAGGAGCGGGGCTGGGTGCCGCGGGCGGCGCTGGCTCCGGGCGAGGAGCCGGACCGCTGGGTGGTCACCGCCGAGGCGCTCGCCTTCGCCGCGCCCACGCGCCGGGCCGGCCCGCCGGTCGCGAGGCTCCCGCTGGGTTGCGGGCTTGGGGCGTCGCGACCCGCGGACGGCGGGGGCAGCGGGTTCCGAGCCGTCACCGTCCGCGGGGAGCCGCTCTTCGTGCAGGAGGAGGACCTCGCGGAGCGGCCGCCCGTGGCGGCGTCGCCGGCGGCGCGGCTGCGGATCGCCGAATCGCTGATCGGCCGGCCGTACGTCTGGGGCGGCTGCACCTCGCTCGGCCTCGACTGCTCGGGCCTCGTGAAGCTCCTCGCTTCGATGGCCGGCGTGGGCCTCCCGCACTCCGCGGCGGGACAGGCGGAGCTGGAGAGCGACCGCTTCGTCGCGGTCGAGGGGCTCGGCAGCGCCGCGCCCGGGGACTTCGTCTACCTGCGCCCGTCGCGGCGGGGCGCCCGCGTCGACCACGTCGTGATGAACGCCGGTGGCGGCTCGGTGCTGCACGCCTCGGCGGAGGGCGGCCCGCCCGCCGTCCGCCGCGAAACCTGGGCGGCGGTGGCACCCCGCGGGAGCGTCGCGGCCGTGCGACGGCTGGTGGACCCCGCCGGGCGCGGCTGA
- a CDS encoding acyl-CoA desaturase, translated as MTATATTEPAPGGASAQRNDIQARPARAQRAVPGSEHNHKKGRINWAELDWVVVGGAIALHAFAALALIPLLFTWSGLVMAGIMTFVASCLGITLCYHRLLSHRSFKTPKWFEYVLATCGCLAWQGGPIGWVGTHRLHHQHSDTEHDPHSPEHGFTWAHVLWFVHRYHHGVHRTQAATDLMKDRGLRFLEKYSWLPIVGLMVLLFAGGWAFAALGFSEKAGWVVGTSWVVWAVAVRTVLFFHLTWFVNSAGHTWGYQNYKDTGDRSTNLWWLALFSFGEGWHNNHHANPRSAAHGLRWFEFDITYCTIKVLGWVGLAKKINLPPAERMPGGMNEPAKEVPHDPKLA; from the coding sequence ATGACCGCGACCGCCACCACGGAGCCCGCCCCCGGCGGGGCTTCAGCGCAGAGAAACGACATCCAGGCCCGCCCAGCCCGCGCTCAGCGGGCGGTGCCCGGCTCCGAGCACAACCACAAGAAGGGTCGGATCAACTGGGCCGAGCTGGACTGGGTCGTCGTCGGCGGCGCCATCGCGCTGCACGCATTCGCGGCCCTGGCGCTGATCCCGCTGCTGTTCACCTGGTCCGGCCTGGTCATGGCGGGGATCATGACCTTCGTGGCGAGTTGCCTGGGCATCACGCTGTGCTACCACCGGCTGCTCTCGCACCGCAGCTTCAAGACCCCCAAGTGGTTCGAGTATGTGCTCGCCACCTGCGGCTGCCTCGCCTGGCAGGGCGGCCCGATCGGCTGGGTCGGGACCCACCGGCTGCACCACCAGCACTCCGACACCGAGCACGACCCGCACTCTCCCGAGCACGGATTCACCTGGGCCCACGTGCTCTGGTTCGTGCACCGCTACCACCACGGCGTGCACCGCACGCAGGCGGCGACCGACCTCATGAAGGACCGCGGCCTCCGCTTCCTGGAGAAGTACTCCTGGCTCCCCATCGTGGGCCTGATGGTGCTCCTGTTCGCCGGCGGGTGGGCCTTCGCGGCCCTGGGCTTCAGCGAGAAGGCGGGCTGGGTCGTGGGGACCTCGTGGGTGGTCTGGGCCGTCGCTGTCCGCACCGTCCTGTTCTTCCACCTGACCTGGTTCGTGAACTCCGCCGGCCACACCTGGGGCTACCAGAACTACAAGGACACCGGCGACCGCAGCACCAACCTGTGGTGGCTCGCGCTGTTCTCCTTCGGGGAGGGCTGGCACAACAACCACCACGCCAACCCACGATCGGCCGCGCACGGACTCCGCTGGTTCGAGTTCGACATCACCTACTGCACCATCAAGGTGCTCGGATGGGTCGGCCTGGCGAAGAAGATCAATCTGCCGCCGGCCGAGCGGATGCCCGGCGGGATGAACGAGCCGGCCAAGGAAGTGCCGCACGATCCGAAGCTCGCCTGA
- a CDS encoding YbaB/EbfC family nucleoid-associated protein, which produces MFENAKQLKALAGMLGNLSGLKEKFEQMQAELEKKTAEGEAGGGAVRATVNGKMKLVGLHLDTAMLVAAAGGGEEQAAASRERLEAMIVDAVDDAQQKAVAMAGEAFRDAGGPGGEGDGPDLDQLTKMLGG; this is translated from the coding sequence ATGTTCGAGAACGCGAAACAACTCAAGGCGCTCGCCGGCATGCTCGGCAACCTCTCCGGCCTCAAGGAGAAGTTCGAGCAGATGCAGGCCGAGCTCGAGAAGAAGACCGCCGAGGGCGAGGCGGGCGGGGGCGCCGTCCGCGCCACCGTGAACGGGAAGATGAAGCTGGTCGGCCTCCACCTGGACACCGCGATGCTGGTCGCGGCGGCGGGTGGCGGCGAGGAGCAGGCCGCGGCCTCGCGGGAGCGGCTGGAGGCGATGATCGTCGACGCCGTCGACGACGCCCAGCAGAAGGCCGTCGCCATGGCCGGGGAAGCCTTCCGGGACGCCGGTGGACCCGGCGGGGAGGGAGACGGCCCGGACCTCGACCAACTCACCAAGATGCTCGGCGGCTGA
- a CDS encoding type II secretion system F family protein produces the protein MPLYRYQMKNAGGEVSVGNLKADSAMAASQVLRARGNTVIALAPVAEQGTDWGAKLKALNYTSGPNQNDILGFTTQLAVMVKAGISLRAALEGIAEQVENAKFRKILFAIKGDVEAGKPFSEALKKYPKLFGPLYINMIRASEMSGQFSHMLDRIAAYLTQQIETKRMVTGAMVYPVIIAVMAVAVSMFLLTFVLPKFAAVFEGKESAMPMPTIILMNLSDFMVVWWWAVILGMLSVAAALFFVARTEKGGWWVDALKLKVPVFQRMFKSLYIGRSLHTMGELINAGVPMLDTLQITGEISGNRMFRRLWLNVYNSVKQGKKITTPLHKGELLPKPVIQMISAGEESGKLGEVLEQVSSFYAKQLKETIKTVTSMIEPIMIVVMGGIVGFIAMAIILPIFKLSTLVS, from the coding sequence TTGCCGCTCTACCGCTACCAGATGAAGAATGCCGGCGGGGAGGTCTCCGTCGGCAACCTGAAGGCCGACTCCGCCATGGCGGCGTCGCAGGTCCTGCGGGCCCGCGGCAACACGGTCATCGCGCTCGCGCCCGTGGCCGAGCAGGGCACCGACTGGGGAGCGAAGCTCAAGGCGCTCAATTACACCAGCGGCCCCAACCAGAACGACATCCTCGGCTTCACCACGCAGCTCGCCGTGATGGTGAAGGCGGGCATCTCGCTGCGGGCCGCCCTGGAGGGCATCGCCGAGCAGGTCGAGAACGCCAAGTTCCGCAAGATCCTCTTCGCGATCAAGGGCGACGTGGAGGCGGGCAAGCCCTTCTCCGAGGCGCTGAAGAAGTACCCGAAGCTCTTCGGCCCGCTGTACATCAACATGATCCGGGCGTCGGAGATGTCCGGCCAGTTCAGCCACATGCTCGACCGGATCGCCGCGTACCTGACGCAGCAGATCGAGACCAAGCGGATGGTCACCGGGGCGATGGTCTACCCGGTCATCATCGCGGTGATGGCGGTGGCGGTCAGCATGTTCCTGCTCACCTTCGTGCTGCCCAAGTTCGCGGCGGTCTTCGAGGGCAAGGAGTCGGCGATGCCGATGCCGACGATCATTCTGATGAACCTCTCGGACTTCATGGTCGTGTGGTGGTGGGCTGTGATCCTGGGCATGCTCAGCGTCGCCGCGGCCCTCTTCTTCGTTGCCCGCACCGAGAAGGGCGGCTGGTGGGTGGACGCGCTCAAGCTGAAGGTGCCGGTCTTCCAGCGGATGTTCAAGAGCCTCTACATCGGCCGGTCGCTGCACACGATGGGCGAGCTCATCAACGCGGGCGTGCCGATGCTCGACACCCTGCAGATCACCGGAGAGATCTCCGGCAACCGCATGTTCCGCCGCCTCTGGCTCAACGTCTACAACAGCGTCAAGCAGGGCAAGAAGATCACCACGCCGCTTCACAAGGGCGAGCTGCTGCCCAAGCCGGTGATCCAGATGATCTCCGCCGGCGAGGAGTCGGGCAAGCTCGGCGAGGTTCTCGAGCAGGTCAGCAGCTTCTATGCGAAGCAGCTCAAGGAGACGATCAAGACCGTGACCTCGATGATCGAGCCGATCATGATCGTGGTGATGGGCGGCATCGTCGGCTTCATCGCGATGGCGATCATCCTGCCGATCTTCAAGCTGAGCACGCTGGTGAGCTAG
- a CDS encoding type IV pilus twitching motility protein PilT, with the protein MQLDTILKTALELDSSDVHLVAGHPPKCRIQTVMTTMDFPVITPESAAAMLKSMAGPEKLKQFEKIRDADFSYEVPNFARFRVNAHQQNGHIGITLRAIKTKIPALPNLNLPEVVSRLTYLPRGLVLVTGDTGSGKTTTLAAMLDAMNERYDKHIITLEDPIEYVLPSKRCLIEQRELGQDTPSFASGLRHVLRQDPDIILVGEMRDLETTAAAITAAETGHLVFSTLHTVNASHTVERIVDMYPADQQNQIRSMLANTLQAVISQTLFKRLDQPGMVPASEIMLCTPAVRNLIRENRTYEIPNVIETNRPLGMQTLDNSIAELYFNGMIDRDSALSQAAYPEKLERQIAA; encoded by the coding sequence ATGCAGCTGGACACCATCCTCAAGACCGCCCTGGAGCTGGACAGCTCCGACGTCCACCTGGTCGCGGGCCACCCGCCCAAGTGCCGGATCCAGACGGTGATGACCACCATGGACTTCCCGGTGATCACGCCGGAGTCCGCGGCGGCGATGCTCAAGTCGATGGCCGGCCCCGAGAAGCTCAAGCAGTTCGAGAAGATCCGCGACGCGGACTTCTCCTACGAGGTGCCCAACTTCGCTCGCTTCCGCGTCAACGCCCACCAGCAAAACGGCCACATCGGCATCACGCTGCGGGCGATCAAGACCAAGATCCCGGCGCTGCCGAACCTCAACCTGCCCGAGGTCGTCTCGCGGCTGACGTACCTGCCCCGCGGCCTCGTGCTCGTGACCGGCGACACCGGCTCGGGCAAGACGACCACGCTGGCGGCGATGCTCGACGCGATGAACGAGCGCTACGACAAGCACATCATCACCCTCGAGGATCCGATCGAGTACGTCCTGCCCTCGAAGCGGTGCCTGATCGAGCAACGCGAGCTCGGGCAGGACACCCCCAGCTTCGCCAGCGGGCTGCGGCACGTGCTGCGGCAGGACCCCGACATCATCCTCGTCGGGGAGATGCGCGACCTGGAGACGACCGCCGCGGCGATCACCGCCGCCGAGACGGGCCACCTGGTCTTCTCGACGCTGCACACGGTCAACGCCTCCCACACCGTCGAGCGCATCGTCGACATGTACCCCGCCGACCAGCAGAACCAGATCCGCTCGATGCTGGCGAACACGCTGCAGGCGGTGATCTCGCAGACGCTCTTCAAGCGGCTCGACCAGCCGGGCATGGTGCCCGCCAGCGAGATCATGCTCTGCACGCCCGCCGTCCGGAACCTGATCCGCGAGAACCGCACGTACGAGATCCCCAACGTGATCGAGACGAACCGGCCGCTGGGCATGCAGACGCTCGACAACTCCATCGCGGAGCTCTACTTCAACGGAATGATCGACCGCGACTCGGCCCTCTCCCAGGCCGCGTACCCCGAGAAGCTCGAGCGTCAGATCGCCGCCTGA
- the yidD gene encoding membrane protein insertion efficiency factor YidD, giving the protein MKRRLDAAASATLRALVLFYRGAVRPLLGQGHCRFHPTCSAYALEAVAELGPWRGGWLTLRRLARCHPLGGPGGFDPVPPGRAGTDGSG; this is encoded by the coding sequence GTGAAGCGCCGGCTCGACGCCGCGGCCTCGGCCACGCTCCGCGCCCTCGTGCTGTTCTACCGCGGGGCGGTCCGCCCGCTGCTGGGGCAGGGGCACTGCCGCTTCCACCCCACGTGCAGCGCGTATGCGCTGGAGGCGGTCGCGGAGCTGGGGCCGTGGCGGGGCGGCTGGCTCACGCTGCGCCGCCTCGCCCGCTGCCACCCGCTCGGCGGGCCCGGCGGCTTCGACCCGGTGCCGCCGGGCCGGGCCGGGACCGACGGCAGCGGGTAG